The Flavobacterium sp. 140616W15 sequence TTGTCTCTAAATGTGTTTTGAAAGAATTACGCACCACATATCTGAAACATTACCTAAAGTATGATTTTTATTAAATCTATAAAATTAATTATAATTGATTTCTATCCGTACTAATCTAAAAATAAGACTGTTTACTCATTAATTGTAACACCAAAATAATCAACCTCTTTAGCTATAATTTCCATTTTTTTTAGATCTGACAACTTACTAAATACTAGTTTCTCCATTTCGAAATCACGAAGTGTTTTTTCATCAACACGCGCTCCAATTTTTTTTACTAGTGCAACAGCGTCCGTATAGCATCCTACATTTGTATCTACAAACTGTAAATATAACAGAGCTGTCTTATACTCTTTTTGCGCCTCTGCAACCTGAGCATTTTGCACTAATTTTCGACAATTTTCTTCTTTAAAATCTAAAAATATTTTAGTCATAATTCCTTCTGCTTCTTTGAAACAAGTAACAGTTTCTGGAACATACCTCAGATAATCGAATGCTTTTGCATATTCTTTTCTGTCAACATTAACCTTTACAGTATTCAAAATAACGTTACAATTCTTTTGGTAAAAAGAAACAATATTCTGATTACTTTGATCAAAAAAAGTTATAATTTTAGGATCATTCCTGATTGACAATATAGCTTTAGAAATTGCACTACTTACATTATCTGCAGTTAACGTAAATACTTTAGTAAACTTATTATACACATAATCATTGTCTTTTCCTTGCGCAGTCAATCTTATTTCGAGTTTTACAACTTTTACAACCTGGACTTCACCAGCGACCTTTTCGCTGATAATAGTAATCGCTGGCACAACAACAAAAGGACTCTGATTTGAAAAAAGATTCTTTGATGGATAGGTGTCTTTTACAATCGCAATCAAATTCTCATATTGTTCTTCGCTTGCTATTTGATTCCCCTTTGGCTTGTCAAAAGTATAACTTGCCTTGTAATCCTTAGTTTGTCCAAATCCGTGAAATTGATAACACAAACAAAACAACAGCCCCATCAAAACTTTTTTATTTCTTTTAAATTTCATAAAAACCTATTTAATAGTGACATACATTTTTTGCCCATGTATATTTCTGGTAGCTTGTACACCTTTACTTCTAAGATACTTAATTACCTCCGTTGCAAATCGATTCAAATTATAAGGTTTATTTGTTTCCTGATCGTAGAGGGGTATTCTTACTTCGTCAAAAAGCATTTTATTCTCTAATATGCCACTTAGATTAGCTCTACCTTTATAAGCATTTTTTGCAATCCAATCTTCAATAAGCTCGTTTAGATATTCGCCAGATGCTATCGGGCTATCAAAATCGATCCCTACATTTTCATCTAAATTAAACTCTACCATACAGGCACGACCAATGTCACGTATTTCATCCGTTTTAACCATTAATGTATTTAGAAACTCTTCCTGAATACGTTCAAAAGCTTTCGTAATAAGTTTTTCATAATCATTGCTTGCAAACTTACTAGTACCTGTTTTATTAGAAAAACTTGCACCTGTATGTGTTTCAAATGCCGTAAGGTTCAGTACAGTATTCGTGCCACTTTCATCAGTAGTAATTTGTACATCGACTTGAACATAAAAATCGGCACCAGAAGTTGTTAATAAATCTGATTTAAAATTTGATTGTCTATCAGAAGTAAATGCAGCATTAGCTTGAGCTGCTCTAAGATTAGCCACAAAATCAACAGTAGACCACCCTCTTTGATCAAATGCCTCCTTTACTTTAGAAACTGCTGTTCTTATATGAGGATTATCATCCAATACAGTTCTTATATCTTCATTTTGTTTATTGTAAGGGACAACCATAATCTTTGCCGCTGCACGAGTAGATTCATCACTTTGCGTACCAGCAATTTGTGGTGCCTGCGCAAAAAAACAATTACTACAAAAGATCAAAACAAAAATAAATACAAAACGGTAATTAATGTAATTCTTTAAAATATGCATTAGAAACCTATTTTATTAATTATTTTATTGTTTTCAAACTCTTTACGTAACATATTGTAGTTAACAGTAAATACTGATACCGCACTAATGCATTTTTTGCTTCCTTTACAGTCATAAAAAGTACTGCTAGAATTCGTAACAAAGCGCTCATACCCTTTATTCCAGAACTCATCAAAGTAAGCTTTATGTTTATCCTCTACCGATTTTCCTTCACGAATCATTGGATTTTTAAAGTCTGTCCCCGTAAATCCAAAATAAAACAACTGTTGGAGTGCTTTTTTATGTGCTAGTTTAACTGCTACGGATTTTCCCTCATCTTTTCTGTTATTCTCTACTTCATCACCTTTTCCACTTAAAGTTACTGACCCTTGTGTCGGGTGCGCAACAACCTCAGAATCAGAATACGGGTTATAAACTTTTTTTGAACAACTACCTAATGCTAGGCCAATAACTGCTAATGCTAAGTAAATTTTTTTCATGGTTTTTAAATTTTATATGTAAATAATTATCGTGTTAATACTTTTAATATGCTCTCTGTCTCACGTGCCTTCTTATAATTTTTCTCTGTTGAAATGATAACCGCTTCCGAAAAGTTTGCATCATCAACTTTTACAACACATGCAAGAGCAATTTTTTGATTTCTCTGAATTGTTTTTCCTCCAACTAAAGTTTCTGTTACCTGCACAACATCTAACATCTGACCATTGTGCATCCCGATTTTACTACCGGCTGCAATGGAAAATTGTTTTTTATCCTTAAGATCCCAGCTCAGGATTTCCAAAGAAACTGGAAAATTGGTATTTGAAAACTTTACTACATTCTCTACCAAACGTTCCAATGCCAAGTTAAAAGCATCCTCTTTATGTTTCTGAATTGCTTTTAAGCGTTCTTCTTTTTGTTCTATTGCCTTAATTTCTTTTTTATCAGCATATCTTTGGCGAGATTCTACTACTATTTTTTCAGGCTCTTTAAACTCGCTATTTATGTTTTCTGTTGCTAAAATTTCTCCTGTAGAAACATCTAACACTTTAATTTGCAACTGTAATAATGATTCCCATCCATGACGATTTACCTCTGAATGCCTTAAACTCAATATATTTGTAGCTATTAAATAACTAGCTCCTTTACTAACCCCATCTTGAATACTCGCTTTACTGTCAATAAAAGATTCTGTTTTTTGTAATTTCTTTTCATTTTCTAATTCTACTAATTTCTCTCTATCAACTACCGAGAATTTCTTGGCTGCAACAAATGAATTAAGTACGTATTCTTGTACGAGTCTCGCATCTGAAGTAGAGATTGTAGTTTGATCATAGCTTATTGGAATAAATGCAATTCCAATTCGATCTTGCGCCTGAAGTAATACGCCAGAAAAAAATAAAACTAATAGAGATAGCTTTTTGTTCATAATAATTTTGATTTTGTAAAGTTTTTTTAAACATTTTTTATCCTTTTTTCAAGAAAAAAAAATCATTTTCACCTGTTTTTAAAGGCCTACAAAACTCTACAACTTCTACAACTTCTACAAAATACAACAAGGTAGTTAATGGGTAGTTTAAAGAGAACTACCCTACTACTCTATGGGTAGTGGTAGCGTTAAAACAATAACAAACAACACATTAATAAATTAAAATTTTAAAATGACAGAAAAAACAAATCAAAATTTAGAACATGCCTTTTTTAATTTTAAAACAACGAGTCAAAAAAAGTCAATAATTAACCTCTTACTCTTCGTAATATATTGTAGATACAAGCTTTTTTACCGAACCAGTCTCTTTGAATTAAGAATAAAAACAACCTATATTTGTAAAATACTATTTGAAAAAAAATACCTTGTTACGCACAGCCATCCTTATATTTATTTTTTTATCGTCTCAAATTAGCTTTGGAAATAACGATAAGTATACAAAACTCAATGCACAAATAAATGCTTTCAACGATAGTCACAATTACGAAAAATCTATCATTTACTTAGAAAAGATCATTACTAATCCAAAGTCGTCTCATTACGATCTTTATAATGCATATTTTCAAAAATACCAAACTTATAAAAGATTGTTTAATTATACTGAGGCATTAAACAATTTAGATTTAGCATTAAAAGCTGGACTTCTGAGCAATAAAAAAGAAGAAGTAGAAATACAAATTAAGATCGAAAAACTATTCATCCATTTTGATCTACTTGAATTTGATAAGGTTACACAAATTTTACCGACTATTTCGGAAGAGCAATTAAAACATATCAATCCGCAAACGAAAGCATTCTATTTATCGATATTGGGCACAATGGAGCTTCGTAAGAAAAACTTCAGACAAGGTGAAATATATTTAGATGAAGCCTTAGTGATATTATTGAAATCTGCTCCAAAACATCTTCCTCTTATTTATAAAAAAAAAATAGGGCTTTACAAGCATCTCAAACAATATAAAAAGGCACTAGAAAGCTTTGAGAAAGGATTGTATTATGCAAAAAAATACAAGATGGACATCTATGTTATTGCTATGTATAATGATATTTCTCATTTTTATAATGAAATAGGTGATACTAAAAATGCCGCGCTAGCTCAGCAAAAAATACTTAGTTTATCAACAAAATACGATGCAACCAATAGAAATGGAAAATTACATCTGTTAGAAAAAAAATTTCTACAAAAAAGCAAAGATCTCGATAACGAAAATCAAAATTACACACGTACAGTTCTTACGATATCTATCATTTCCCTTGTAATCATTTTACTTGTTTTATTCTTTCTTTTGAAATCTGCTAAACATAAACGTACAGTTGCAGAACTTAAAATTAATAATATCAGTAATGAATTAGAAAATGTAACAAAAGAGCTAAGTGAATCCGGACAGTCAAAAATAAACCTAGCCAACTATAACTTAACAGAAAGACAAAATCAAATTATTGCTTT is a genomic window containing:
- a CDS encoding DUF6175 family protein; this translates as MHILKNYINYRFVFIFVLIFCSNCFFAQAPQIAGTQSDESTRAAAKIMVVPYNKQNEDIRTVLDDNPHIRTAVSKVKEAFDQRGWSTVDFVANLRAAQANAAFTSDRQSNFKSDLLTTSGADFYVQVDVQITTDESGTNTVLNLTAFETHTGASFSNKTGTSKFASNDYEKLITKAFERIQEEFLNTLMVKTDEIRDIGRACMVEFNLDENVGIDFDSPIASGEYLNELIEDWIAKNAYKGRANLSGILENKMLFDEVRIPLYDQETNKPYNLNRFATEVIKYLRSKGVQATRNIHGQKMYVTIK
- a CDS encoding CsgG/HfaB family protein; protein product: MNKKLSLLVLFFSGVLLQAQDRIGIAFIPISYDQTTISTSDARLVQEYVLNSFVAAKKFSVVDREKLVELENEKKLQKTESFIDSKASIQDGVSKGASYLIATNILSLRHSEVNRHGWESLLQLQIKVLDVSTGEILATENINSEFKEPEKIVVESRQRYADKKEIKAIEQKEERLKAIQKHKEDAFNLALERLVENVVKFSNTNFPVSLEILSWDLKDKKQFSIAAGSKIGMHNGQMLDVVQVTETLVGGKTIQRNQKIALACVVKVDDANFSEAVIISTEKNYKKARETESILKVLTR
- a CDS encoding helix-turn-helix transcriptional regulator; protein product: MKKNTLLRTAILIFIFLSSQISFGNNDKYTKLNAQINAFNDSHNYEKSIIYLEKIITNPKSSHYDLYNAYFQKYQTYKRLFNYTEALNNLDLALKAGLLSNKKEEVEIQIKIEKLFIHFDLLEFDKVTQILPTISEEQLKHINPQTKAFYLSILGTMELRKKNFRQGEIYLDEALVILLKSAPKHLPLIYKKKIGLYKHLKQYKKALESFEKGLYYAKKYKMDIYVIAMYNDISHFYNEIGDTKNAALAQQKILSLSTKYDATNRNGKLHLLEKKFLQKSKDLDNENQNYTRTVLTISIISLVIILLVLFFLLKSAKHKRTVAELKINNISNELENVTKELSESGQSKINLANYNLTERQNQIIALVKQGKTNKEIGVELFISENTVKYHLKIIYEALNITNRSKL